One part of the Pieris napi chromosome 4, ilPieNapi1.2, whole genome shotgun sequence genome encodes these proteins:
- the LOC125048636 gene encoding pentatricopeptide repeat-containing protein 1, mitochondrial, producing MALRCLNFVKNISRNKSIISFVRHNSFNITEKERAIPAKTFKTENNVTYLEDPDTFGTISKIPIIKDEIIEDEGDLQEENFQSSRPLKSQQLTIKQYSDIIKQYVQNKRIKEALDVLEVRMLKEDRVKPENYIYNILIGACAEVGYTKRAFKLYNDMKKRALKPTGDTYTCLFEACMNSPWKENGLKLARNLRNLMIEKGVEPNLTNYNVMIKAFGRCGDLPMAFKIVDEMISKKIKIRVHTFNHLLHACITDKESGLRHALIVWRKMLTLREKPNIYSFNLILKCVKECNLGSKDDIQELINIIQGSILQANNKSNRPLQIDSSKNKDSKDEIKLLSPSSVSKDNDNELQNSYDHSANQLLPIPLNEEQGNTNQNKENSITLRFVTQNTPSKTNQSVPNLLSQTLQLEQVYGLQEVKKVQDKFAIVGGQDDFLEQMAFYSVKPDIKVFTQMLEVIDNNIEAENKVLCTIKSMKLLPDIEFYNMLIKKRCLRLDYENAFAVKEIIEKESKRRMRLPNKKRRLKVNIMTYGILAMACKTKEDGEKLLNEMKEKQLKVNIQILGTLLRHGTANSKFGYVLYVMDIVKQENLKPNDIFMKHLELFNEKCEAIVKKYKQKQVNSVFVDAYNGFSKSYSKWLTEVNIEETLQIEDPWKQFQEPHPETVQRETFKIDEPKRFYKRNRKFVPLIVKVN from the exons atggcTTTAAGATGTTTAaactttgttaaaaatatttcaaggaataaatcgATAATATCTTTCGTTCGTCataattcttttaatattacagaAAAGGAGCGCGCTATTCCtgctaaaacatttaaaacagaaaataatgTAACCTACCTAGAAGACCCAGATACTTTTGGGACTATTTCAAaaataccaattattaaagatGAAATAATTGAAGATGAAGGAGACCTACAAGAAGAAAACTTTCAAAGTAGCCGCCCATTGAAATCGCAACagttaacaataaaacaatatagtGACATTATCAAACAATATGTACAAAATAAGAGAATAAAAGAAGCTCTAGATGTATTAGAAGTAAGAATGCTGAAAGAAGATAGAGTTAAACctgaaaattacatttataatattttaattggtgCATGTGCTGAAGTTGGTTACACAAAGAGAGCCTTCAAATTATACAATGACATGAAAAAGAGGGCACTTAAACCTACAGGAGACACATATACATGTTTATTTGAGGCCTGTATGAACAGTCCTTGGAAAGAAAATGGTCTCAAACTTGCAAGAAATTTAAGAAATCTCATGATAGAGAAAGGTGTTGAACCTAATTTAACAAACTATAATGTAATGATTAAGGCATTTGGTAGATGTGGTGATTTACCTATGGCCTTTAAAATAGTAGATGAAAtgatttcaaagaaaataaagattagAGTCCATACTTTCAATCACCTTTTACATGCATGTATCACAGATAAAGAATCGGGGTTAAGACATGCTCTTATTGTTTGGAGGAAAATGTTAACACTAAGAGAGAAACCCAACATTTATTCATTcaatcttattttaaaatgtgtaaaagaATGCAATTTAGGGAGTAAAGACGACATtcaagaattaataaatattattcaaggGTCAATACTTCAAgctaataataaatctaataggccTCTCCAAATTGACtcaagtaaaaataaagattcaAAAGAtgagataaaattattatcaccCTCATCTGTTAGTAAAGACAATGACAATGAGCTACAAAACTCTTATGATCACAGTGCAAATCAACTTTTACCAATACCATTAAATGAAGAACAAGGTAATACAAATCAGAATAAAGAAAACAGTATTACTTTAAGATTTGTTACACAGAACACACCCAGCAAAACTAATCAAAGTGTCCCAAATTTACTTTCACAAACATTACAACTGGAGCAAGTTTATGGCCTACAAGAGGTAAAGAAAGTGCAAGATAAATTTGCTATTGTAGGAGGCCAAGATGATTTTTTAGAACAAATGGCATTTTATTCTGTAAAACCAGATATTAAAGTCTTCACCCAAATGCTAGAAGTTATTGACAATAATATAGAAGctgaaaataaagttttatgtaCCATTAAGTCAATGAAATTACTGCCCGATATAGAATTTTACAATATGCTCATTAAAAAAAGGTGTCTAAGATTAGATTATGAAAATGCATtt GCAGTCAAggaaattattgaaaaagagTCCAAAAGAAGGATGAGGCTACCTAACAAAAAACGCAgattaaaagttaatataatGACTTATGGCATACTAGCAATGGCCtgcaaaacaaaagaagatggtgaaaaacttttaaatgagATGAAAGAGAAACAACTTAA AGTTAACATCCAGATTTTAGGCACCCTACTTAGGCATGGGACAGCAAACTCAAAATTTGGATATGTTTTGTATGTAATGGATATTGTAAAACAGGAGAATTTGAAACCCaatgatatatttatgaaacatCTAGAATTATTCAATGAGAAATGTGAAGCAATAgtcaaaaag tacaaacaaaaacaagtcAACAGTGTTTTTGTTGATGCATACAATGGATTCAGTAAAAGTTATAGTAAATGGTTAACAGAAGTGAATATTGAGGAAACATTGCAAATTGAAGATCCCTGGAAGCAATTCCAAGAACCTCATCCAGAGACTGTGCAAAGGGAAACCTTTAAAATAGACGAGCCcaaaaggttttataaaagaaatcgaAAGTTTGTGCCTCTTATTGTTAAggtcaattaa
- the LOC125048837 gene encoding glutamate-rich WD repeat-containing protein 1 codes for MSMENEEPMEASSSESEDDEMDEKSDDDDDRPKTFLPGQELKEDEQLVCDQSAYVMLHQAQTGAPCLSFDIIQDNLGNDRHQFPMTAYLVAGTQAQSAHLNNILVFKMSNLHQTSKGEDEASESEDDDDEEEDEEQKPEMTFAVIKNQGCVNRIRATNFKNSVLAASWSELGRVDVWNITQQLQAVDEPALLERYNLDTVANPVKPLYSFNGHQLEGFGLDWCPTEPGVLATGDCRRDIHIWKPNEAGTWTVDQRPLVGHTGSVEDIQWSPNERNVLATCSVDKTIRIWDTRAAPSKACMLTAENAHQNDVNVISWNSKEPFIASGGDDGVLHIWDLRQFPTAPVGTFKHHTAPITSVEWHWTEASVLASSGEDNQVAFWDLAVERDDDEVVDEELKNLPPQLLFIHQGQTDIKELHWHKQIPGVMVTTAHTGFNIFKTISV; via the exons ATGTCAATGGAAAATGAAGAACCAATGGAAGCAAGTTCCTCTGAAAGTGAAGATGATGAGATGGACGAAAAATCAGATGACGACGACGATCGTCCCAAAACATTCCTTCCTGGTCAAGAACTAAAAGAAGATGAGCAGCTGGTATGTGACCAGTCTGCGTATGTTATGTTGCACCAGGCCCAGACCGGAGCTCCGTGCCTAAGCTTCGATATTATACAAGATAATCTAGGAAATGATAGACATCAATTTCCGATGACGGCGTATCTCGTCGCCggtacacaagcacaaagcgCACACCTTAATAA TATTCTAGTGTTCAAAATGTCAAACCTTCATCAAACTTCAAAAGGAGAGGATGAAGCATCAGAAAGTGAAGATGACGATGATGAAGAAGAAGATGAAGAGCAGAAACCAGAAATGACATTTGCTGTCATTAAAAACCAAGGCTGTGTCAATAGGATAAGG gcaactaattttaaaaattctgtgTTAGCAGCAAGTTGGTCTGAACTGGGGAGAGTTGATGTATGGAATATAACACAGCAATTGCAAGCTGTTGATGAACCAGCATTACTAGAAAGATACAATCTTGATACAGTGGCTAATCCTGTTAAACCTTTATACTCTTTTAATGGCCATCAGCTAGAAGGCTTTGGATTAGATTGGTGCCCAACTGAACCAGGT GTGTTAGCAACAGGAGATTGTAGAAGAGACATCCACATTTGGAAACCAAATGAAGCTGGAACATGGACAGTGGATCAAAGGCCTCTGGTTGGTCATACAGGCTCAGTTGAAGATATCCAATGGTCTCCTAAtgaaag gaATGTATTGGCAACTTGTTCAGTGGACAAAACAATTAGGATATGGGACACCAGAGCAGCCCCTAGCAAAGCATGCATGTTGACTGCAGAAAATGCTCACCAAAACGATGTGAATGTAATATCATGGAATAGTAAAGAACCATTTATAGCCAGTG GTGGAGATGATGGAGTCTTACATATTTGGGATTTAAGGCAATTCCCTACTGCCCCAGTTGGTACATTTAAACACCATACAGCACCAATAACCTCGGTAGAGTGGCATTGGACAGAAGCTTCAGTTTTGGCATCTTCTGGTGAAGACAATCAAGTAGCCTTCTGGGACTTGGCTGTTGAACGAGATGACGATGAAGTTGTTGATGAGGAATTAAAG aaCTTACCACCCCAACTACTTTTTATACATCAAGGACAGACAGATATTAAGGAACTTCATTGGCACAAGCAGATACCTGGAGTTATGGTTACAACTGCTCATACGgggtttaatatatttaaaactataagtgtataa
- the LOC125048836 gene encoding mismatch repair endonuclease PMS2 isoform X3, giving the protein MNQENIKPINKDTVHKICSGQVVLSLAVAVKELLENSLDAGATNVDIRFKNYGVDLIEVSDNGTGVTEDNMAALTLQYHTSKLNDYSDLLGVTSFGFRGEALSSLCSLANLTIITRHQTSSYATKIQYDNKGKILSKTPCSRQIGTTVTLTNLFSSLPVRQKEFHKNSKREFNKMTNLLYAYCLISKGVNPQQLELTGVNEQILMDNLDIFKKNGFTFDIEENAPITKRVKLLTLPMSKNWIFGKDDIEELLFMLKESPSEYCRPSRVRAMFASRACRKSVMIGTALSKADMRQLVDHMAEIDKPWNCPHGRPTIRHLVNLAMVHTC; this is encoded by the exons ATGAatcaagaaaatataaaacccATAAACAAAGATACGGTGCATAAAATATGTTCTGGGCAg GTTGTTCTTAGCTTAGCGGTTGCTGTGAAAGAGCTTTTAGAAAATTCTCTGGATGCTGGGGCAACAAATGTTGATATTCGTTTTAAGAACTATGGTGTAGATCTTATAGAAGTTTCTGACAATGGTACTGGAGTAACTGAAGATAATATGGCTGCATTAA caCTACAATATCATACTTCAAAGTTAAATGACTACTCAGATCTACTTGGAGTTACTAGCTTTGGCTTCAGAGGAGAAGCTTTGAGCTCTCTTTGTTCATTGGCAAATCTTACAATTATCACTAGACATCAAACAAGTAGCTATG CAACTAAAATACAGTATGATAACAAaggtaaaattttaagtaaaacacCATGCTCAAGACAAATAGGAACTACGGTCACATTAACAAATCTGTTTTCCTCTCTACCTGTAAGACAAAAGGAATTTCATAAAAACTCTAAAAGGGAATTTAATAAGATGACTAACTTATTGTATGCATACTGTCTTATATCAAAAGGAGTTAA ccCTCAACAGCTTGAGCTCACTGGTGTCAATGAGCAAATATTAATGGATAATttagacatatttaaaaaaaacggatTTACTTTTGATATCGAAGAAAACGCTCCTATAACCAAAagagttaaattattaacattaccAATGTCTAAGAACTGGATATTTGGCAAGGATGATATTGAAGAGCTTTTATTCATGCTAAAG GAATCTCCATCAGAATACTGTAGGCCTAGCAGAGTAAGAGCAATGTTCGCGTCGCGAGCTTGCAGAAAGTCTGTCATGATAGGCACAGCTCTTAGCAAGGCGGATATGAGACAGTTGGTCGATCACATGGCAGAAATCGACAAGCCCTGG AATTGTCCGCACGGGAGGCCAACAATACGCCATTTGGTTAATTTGGCTATGGTGCATACttgctaa
- the LOC125048836 gene encoding mismatch repair endonuclease PMS2 isoform X1: MNQENIKPINKDTVHKICSGQVVLSLAVAVKELLENSLDAGATNVDIRFKNYGVDLIEVSDNGTGVTEDNMAALTLQYHTSKLNDYSDLLGVTSFGFRGEALSSLCSLANLTIITRHQTSSYATKIQYDNKGKILSKTPCSRQIGTTVTLTNLFSSLPVRQKEFHKNSKREFNKMTNLLYAYCLISKGVKITCSNQTQSNTKSVVVATTGSQSYKDNIASVFGHKQIQSLLEINTEIVSNIKENIFKGLSAEVKEHNETIEIDDVEIDLSEDSNDADANKTHNNQSDSFSLSQKSQGYKNIPSPVELEGFISSCEHGSGRSSTDRQLYYVNSRPCEPTKIIKLVNEVYKQYNSNQYPFVFLNIIIDRDAVDVNVTPDKRKVFLTKEKAILDVVKASLIKLFENIPNTLKLNSTFSEDQSKVLVPNLSQPRIFNSFIQQFNKNKEIITDLSEISEKNKSNDLKRKLPTNLDSFISKIKRSHETDDKKNDHEIPINNELSEASSNSNSPNATLKQDIDYVEATPSSSETSNDNVQDYKKHSDFIEVVTTNGPENKDNLITKDIIYLESTEKLPATQILTLSNVITKDLHTIYCKTKDPNKKTSKEKMEEIKTFDNKKVKTDHNDLGKTSRPFVTFKTSLEQVKCLTEIYNKKSKKQLPERIKFNSRIDPVFNKKCEEELNREISKHSFKQMQVIGQFNLGFIITRLDDDLFIIDQHATDEIYNFETLQKTTELTSQKLVIPQQLELTGVNEQILMDNLDIFKKNGFTFDIEENAPITKRVKLLTLPMSKNWIFGKDDIEELLFMLKESPSEYCRPSRVRAMFASRACRKSVMIGTALSKADMRQLVDHMAEIDKPWNCPHGRPTIRHLVNLAMVHTC, translated from the exons ATGAatcaagaaaatataaaacccATAAACAAAGATACGGTGCATAAAATATGTTCTGGGCAg GTTGTTCTTAGCTTAGCGGTTGCTGTGAAAGAGCTTTTAGAAAATTCTCTGGATGCTGGGGCAACAAATGTTGATATTCGTTTTAAGAACTATGGTGTAGATCTTATAGAAGTTTCTGACAATGGTACTGGAGTAACTGAAGATAATATGGCTGCATTAA caCTACAATATCATACTTCAAAGTTAAATGACTACTCAGATCTACTTGGAGTTACTAGCTTTGGCTTCAGAGGAGAAGCTTTGAGCTCTCTTTGTTCATTGGCAAATCTTACAATTATCACTAGACATCAAACAAGTAGCTATG CAACTAAAATACAGTATGATAACAAaggtaaaattttaagtaaaacacCATGCTCAAGACAAATAGGAACTACGGTCACATTAACAAATCTGTTTTCCTCTCTACCTGTAAGACAAAAGGAATTTCATAAAAACTCTAAAAGGGAATTTAATAAGATGACTAACTTATTGTATGCATACTGTCTTATATCAAAAGGAGTTAA aatCACTTGCAGTAATCAGACACAATCAAACACAAAATCAGTTGTAGTAGCAACTACAGGTTCACAATCATATAAAGACAACATAGCATCTGTCTTTGGTCATAAACAAATTCAGAGTTTACTTGAAATTAATACAGAAATTGTATCTAACATCaaagaaaacatatttaagGGCTTATCAGCTGAAGTGAAAGAACATAATGAAACAATTGAAATAGATGATGTTGAAATTGATTTATCTGAAGATTCTAATGATGCTGATGCAAATAAAACTCACAATAATCAGAGTGATAGCTTTTCTTTATCACAAAAATCACaaggatataaaaatattccaaGCCCAGTTGAATTGGAGGGGTTTATATCTTCATGCGAACATGGAAGTGGAAGGTCTAGTACAGATAGACAATTGTATTATGTCAATTCTAGGCCATGTGAGccaacaaaaattattaaactagtCAATGAAGTATATAAACAGTATAATTCAAATCAATATCCATTTGTGtttctaaatataattatagataGAGATGCTGTTGACGTCAATGTAACTCCAGATAAGAGAAAAGTATTTCTTACTAAGGAAAAGGCCATTTTGGATGTTGTAAAGGCatctttaataaaactttttgagaATATCCCTAAtacactaaaattaaattccacTTTTAGTGAAGACCAATCTAAAGTGTTAGTGCCTAATTTAAGCCAACCTAGAATCTTTAATTCCTTTAtacaacaatttaataaaaataaagaaataattactgATTTGTCTGAAATATCTGAAAAGAATAAATCCaatgatttaaaaagaaaattaccaACAAATTTGGACagttttatatcaaaaataaagaGAAGTCATGAAACTGATGATAAAAagaatgatcatgaaataccAATTAATAATGAACTTAGCGAAGCAAGTTCAAACAGTAATTCTCCCAATGCCACACTAAAACAGGATATAGACTATGTTGAAGCCACCCCATCTTCATCAGAAACATCAAATGATAATGTACAGGATTATAAGAAACATTCAGATTTTATAGAAGTAGTTACTACTAACGGACCCGAAAATAAAGATAATCTAATAACGaaagatataatttatttagaatcTACAGAAAAATTACCAGCAACACAAATTTTAACACTATCAAATGTGATAACAAAAGATTTGCATACAATATACTGCAAAACAAAAGATCCCAATAAGAAAACTTCTAAAGAGAAAAtggaagaaataaaaacttttgataataaaaaagtgaaaaCGGACCACAATGACTTGGGAAAAACATCTAGACCATTTGTTACCTTTAAAACATCTTTGGAACAGGTTAAATGCTTAACTGAAATTTATAACAAGAAAAGCAAAAAGCAATTACCCgaaagaataaaatttaatagccGCATTGATCctgtgtttaataaaaaatgtgaagAAGAATTAAATAGGGAAATATCTAAACATTCATTTAAACAGATGCAAGTGATTGGTCAATTTAATCTAGGATTTATCATTACCCGCTTAGATGATGACCTTTTCATCATCGACCAGCATGCTACCGAtgagatttataattttgagaCCTTACAGAAAACAACTGAACTCACAAGTCAAAAATTGGTTAT ccCTCAACAGCTTGAGCTCACTGGTGTCAATGAGCAAATATTAATGGATAATttagacatatttaaaaaaaacggatTTACTTTTGATATCGAAGAAAACGCTCCTATAACCAAAagagttaaattattaacattaccAATGTCTAAGAACTGGATATTTGGCAAGGATGATATTGAAGAGCTTTTATTCATGCTAAAG GAATCTCCATCAGAATACTGTAGGCCTAGCAGAGTAAGAGCAATGTTCGCGTCGCGAGCTTGCAGAAAGTCTGTCATGATAGGCACAGCTCTTAGCAAGGCGGATATGAGACAGTTGGTCGATCACATGGCAGAAATCGACAAGCCCTGG AATTGTCCGCACGGGAGGCCAACAATACGCCATTTGGTTAATTTGGCTATGGTGCATACttgctaa
- the LOC125048836 gene encoding mismatch repair endonuclease PMS2 isoform X2 — MFWAALQYHTSKLNDYSDLLGVTSFGFRGEALSSLCSLANLTIITRHQTSSYATKIQYDNKGKILSKTPCSRQIGTTVTLTNLFSSLPVRQKEFHKNSKREFNKMTNLLYAYCLISKGVKITCSNQTQSNTKSVVVATTGSQSYKDNIASVFGHKQIQSLLEINTEIVSNIKENIFKGLSAEVKEHNETIEIDDVEIDLSEDSNDADANKTHNNQSDSFSLSQKSQGYKNIPSPVELEGFISSCEHGSGRSSTDRQLYYVNSRPCEPTKIIKLVNEVYKQYNSNQYPFVFLNIIIDRDAVDVNVTPDKRKVFLTKEKAILDVVKASLIKLFENIPNTLKLNSTFSEDQSKVLVPNLSQPRIFNSFIQQFNKNKEIITDLSEISEKNKSNDLKRKLPTNLDSFISKIKRSHETDDKKNDHEIPINNELSEASSNSNSPNATLKQDIDYVEATPSSSETSNDNVQDYKKHSDFIEVVTTNGPENKDNLITKDIIYLESTEKLPATQILTLSNVITKDLHTIYCKTKDPNKKTSKEKMEEIKTFDNKKVKTDHNDLGKTSRPFVTFKTSLEQVKCLTEIYNKKSKKQLPERIKFNSRIDPVFNKKCEEELNREISKHSFKQMQVIGQFNLGFIITRLDDDLFIIDQHATDEIYNFETLQKTTELTSQKLVIPQQLELTGVNEQILMDNLDIFKKNGFTFDIEENAPITKRVKLLTLPMSKNWIFGKDDIEELLFMLKESPSEYCRPSRVRAMFASRACRKSVMIGTALSKADMRQLVDHMAEIDKPWNCPHGRPTIRHLVNLAMVHTC, encoded by the exons ATGTTCTGGGCAg caCTACAATATCATACTTCAAAGTTAAATGACTACTCAGATCTACTTGGAGTTACTAGCTTTGGCTTCAGAGGAGAAGCTTTGAGCTCTCTTTGTTCATTGGCAAATCTTACAATTATCACTAGACATCAAACAAGTAGCTATG CAACTAAAATACAGTATGATAACAAaggtaaaattttaagtaaaacacCATGCTCAAGACAAATAGGAACTACGGTCACATTAACAAATCTGTTTTCCTCTCTACCTGTAAGACAAAAGGAATTTCATAAAAACTCTAAAAGGGAATTTAATAAGATGACTAACTTATTGTATGCATACTGTCTTATATCAAAAGGAGTTAA aatCACTTGCAGTAATCAGACACAATCAAACACAAAATCAGTTGTAGTAGCAACTACAGGTTCACAATCATATAAAGACAACATAGCATCTGTCTTTGGTCATAAACAAATTCAGAGTTTACTTGAAATTAATACAGAAATTGTATCTAACATCaaagaaaacatatttaagGGCTTATCAGCTGAAGTGAAAGAACATAATGAAACAATTGAAATAGATGATGTTGAAATTGATTTATCTGAAGATTCTAATGATGCTGATGCAAATAAAACTCACAATAATCAGAGTGATAGCTTTTCTTTATCACAAAAATCACaaggatataaaaatattccaaGCCCAGTTGAATTGGAGGGGTTTATATCTTCATGCGAACATGGAAGTGGAAGGTCTAGTACAGATAGACAATTGTATTATGTCAATTCTAGGCCATGTGAGccaacaaaaattattaaactagtCAATGAAGTATATAAACAGTATAATTCAAATCAATATCCATTTGTGtttctaaatataattatagataGAGATGCTGTTGACGTCAATGTAACTCCAGATAAGAGAAAAGTATTTCTTACTAAGGAAAAGGCCATTTTGGATGTTGTAAAGGCatctttaataaaactttttgagaATATCCCTAAtacactaaaattaaattccacTTTTAGTGAAGACCAATCTAAAGTGTTAGTGCCTAATTTAAGCCAACCTAGAATCTTTAATTCCTTTAtacaacaatttaataaaaataaagaaataattactgATTTGTCTGAAATATCTGAAAAGAATAAATCCaatgatttaaaaagaaaattaccaACAAATTTGGACagttttatatcaaaaataaagaGAAGTCATGAAACTGATGATAAAAagaatgatcatgaaataccAATTAATAATGAACTTAGCGAAGCAAGTTCAAACAGTAATTCTCCCAATGCCACACTAAAACAGGATATAGACTATGTTGAAGCCACCCCATCTTCATCAGAAACATCAAATGATAATGTACAGGATTATAAGAAACATTCAGATTTTATAGAAGTAGTTACTACTAACGGACCCGAAAATAAAGATAATCTAATAACGaaagatataatttatttagaatcTACAGAAAAATTACCAGCAACACAAATTTTAACACTATCAAATGTGATAACAAAAGATTTGCATACAATATACTGCAAAACAAAAGATCCCAATAAGAAAACTTCTAAAGAGAAAAtggaagaaataaaaacttttgataataaaaaagtgaaaaCGGACCACAATGACTTGGGAAAAACATCTAGACCATTTGTTACCTTTAAAACATCTTTGGAACAGGTTAAATGCTTAACTGAAATTTATAACAAGAAAAGCAAAAAGCAATTACCCgaaagaataaaatttaatagccGCATTGATCctgtgtttaataaaaaatgtgaagAAGAATTAAATAGGGAAATATCTAAACATTCATTTAAACAGATGCAAGTGATTGGTCAATTTAATCTAGGATTTATCATTACCCGCTTAGATGATGACCTTTTCATCATCGACCAGCATGCTACCGAtgagatttataattttgagaCCTTACAGAAAACAACTGAACTCACAAGTCAAAAATTGGTTAT ccCTCAACAGCTTGAGCTCACTGGTGTCAATGAGCAAATATTAATGGATAATttagacatatttaaaaaaaacggatTTACTTTTGATATCGAAGAAAACGCTCCTATAACCAAAagagttaaattattaacattaccAATGTCTAAGAACTGGATATTTGGCAAGGATGATATTGAAGAGCTTTTATTCATGCTAAAG GAATCTCCATCAGAATACTGTAGGCCTAGCAGAGTAAGAGCAATGTTCGCGTCGCGAGCTTGCAGAAAGTCTGTCATGATAGGCACAGCTCTTAGCAAGGCGGATATGAGACAGTTGGTCGATCACATGGCAGAAATCGACAAGCCCTGG AATTGTCCGCACGGGAGGCCAACAATACGCCATTTGGTTAATTTGGCTATGGTGCATACttgctaa